Within the Bacteroidales bacterium genome, the region ATCGCAGGCAATTTATCAGACAAACAGGCTCCTTAGCCATTAGTACGGTTCTTTTTTCTCAGATATCGTGTTCTACCGGTAAAAAGGCACCTACCATCCTGGTGGTATCCGGGTGGCAGGATGTGAATATCGGGGATATAGCCCATACTCCGGGATTATTGCATATACTGGAAAACGCCTTTTCTGATGCAAAAATCATCCTTTGGAAAAGAAGTAAAAGCGAGAAGGTGGAAGTGCTCTTAAAAAAGAATTTTCCGGCCATAGATATTATTTACGGTAACGTGGACAAGGAATACAACGTAGACAGTGAGGAAGTGAAAAAAGCCGTCGAATCGGCCGATATTTTCATTCATGGATCGGGCCCCAGCGTAGTTGCAGCATCAAACCTGGAATTTTGGGCAAAACATACCGATAAGCCTTTCGGTATCTACGGTACCACCATCGAACATATTTCCGAGAAACTGGCCGCTCTCCTGAAAAAAGCTTCATTTATCTTTACACGGGAAACCGCCTCCATAGAAAAACTCCGTCAGGCCGGCATAACAGGACAACACATCATGTTTGCCCCGGACGCTACATTTTATCTGGATATTTGGGATGACGAAAAAGCGTTGGCCTTTATGAAAAAAAACGGGCTGGAAGAAGGAAAGTTCATTTGTGTGATTCCCCGCTTACGCAAAACGCCATATTGGGAGATACGCAAGACTTCACAAACCGAAGAAGAGATCAGGAAGATTACCGAGTTAAATAATAAATGGAAAGAGATCGATCACGCCAAAGCCCGTATGGCAATTGTTGCCTGGGTGAGGGAAACAGGGATGAAAGTTGTGTTGTGTCCCGAAATGACTTACGAAGTCGGTTTATTTGATGAGTTACTATACAATCCTTTGCCGGATGATGTGAAGCCATTCGTTGTCAAGCATGATTATTGGCTTCCCGATGAAGCCATGTCTCTTTACGCCCGTATGCATACCCTGCTCAGTTTCGAGTGTCATTCACCCATTATGGCCATCCGTTGCGGAAAACCGACATTCTATCTTCGCCAGCCTCAGGATACCATTAAAGGACAGATGTATTATGATCTGGGATTATCCGACTGGGTGTTTGAAATAGAGGAAACCACCGGCGAGCAGATCACCGGCCGTCTGATGGAAGTATACGGTAATTATGACGGAGCACTGAAAAAAGTGTCGGATACAATGGAAAAAGTAGAAAATTGTTATGTAAAAGCGAATAAAATAGTAAAAGAAGTGATCAGTAGCCGATGATTTTTTGCTTTTCTGTACAACCACACCACAAAGTGGTATGTTAATAGATGCAGATAAAAAAGAATATTCCGAGACGCAAAAAAATGAATTTCTAAACATATTTTTATCCGTTATATATCCAGTTTATATTATATAATCCGTTCGTTATGTTATTGTACCGTCATGTTGTTATTTTTTTAGTTTTTTCCGTTTTTGCAACAAACATGAACGCTAAAGATCCCGCATTGATCAGAAAAATATTAAAAGCCGATCATTTGGTCGCTTTGTGGGATTTTCGTGAACAACAAGGCCGGCCTAAATATTCCAAAGGCCGGATAAAAGTGGCTTTAAAGGATGGAACAAAAAAAGAAACCAGGGTACTTCCCGAAGGACCTTTATCCGGAAGATCCATCCTGCTGGAAGGCGATAATTTTCTGACACTCCCTTATGAAGAAACCGGAGCACTGAACGTAAAAAGCAATCAGGTAACGGTGATCGCCTGGGTGAAATGGGCCGGTGGACAAACAGGCTTTGTTGGCGGTATGTGGAACGAATACATGGATGGTGGAAAGCGGCAATATGGATTGTTTATTTCCCTGCCTTATTACAACGGCCGCGACCAGGTCTGCGGACATATCTCACAAACAGGCAGAGCAACTCCACCGTTCCC harbors:
- a CDS encoding LamG domain-containing protein, coding for MNAKDPALIRKILKADHLVALWDFREQQGRPKYSKGRIKVALKDGTKKETRVLPEGPLSGRSILLEGDNFLTLPYEETGALNVKSNQVTVIAWVKWAGGQTGFVGGMWNEYMDGGKRQYGLFISLPYYNGRDQVCGHISQTGRATPPFPYSIDYSASRQTVPYNEWCCVAFTYDGEYIRSYFNGVFESRQPELIDHTKGFSGYPEGLTQVKNPYYFPHGIGDNGSDFTVGAVLLKSGMGNFFKGQIGGLAVFDRALSDREIKYLTKTN
- a CDS encoding polysaccharide pyruvyl transferase family protein; amino-acid sequence: MDRRQFIRQTGSLAISTVLFSQISCSTGKKAPTILVVSGWQDVNIGDIAHTPGLLHILENAFSDAKIILWKRSKSEKVEVLLKKNFPAIDIIYGNVDKEYNVDSEEVKKAVESADIFIHGSGPSVVAASNLEFWAKHTDKPFGIYGTTIEHISEKLAALLKKASFIFTRETASIEKLRQAGITGQHIMFAPDATFYLDIWDDEKALAFMKKNGLEEGKFICVIPRLRKTPYWEIRKTSQTEEEIRKITELNNKWKEIDHAKARMAIVAWVRETGMKVVLCPEMTYEVGLFDELLYNPLPDDVKPFVVKHDYWLPDEAMSLYARMHTLLSFECHSPIMAIRCGKPTFYLRQPQDTIKGQMYYDLGLSDWVFEIEETTGEQITGRLMEVYGNYDGALKKVSDTMEKVENCYVKANKIVKEVISSR